The following coding sequences are from one Gossypium raimondii isolate GPD5lz chromosome 4, ASM2569854v1, whole genome shotgun sequence window:
- the LOC105798754 gene encoding flap endonuclease 1: MLGLVRLAVDAILMAEGAERKEHMGIKGLTKLLADNAPKGMKEQKLESYFGRNITIDASMSIYQFLIVVDRMGTEMLTNEAGEVTSHLQGMFTRTIRLLEAGLKPVLQI; the protein is encoded by the exons ATGTTGGGATTG GTAAGGTTGGCAGTTGATGCTATATTAATGGCTGAGGGTGCTGAACGGAAAGAGCATATGGGTATTAAG GGTTTAACGAAGCTTCTAGCAGACAATGCACCAAAGGGCATGAAGGAACAGAAATTAGAGAGCTATTTCGGCCGCAATATTACCATCGACGCCAGCATGAGCATTTACCAATTTCTC ATTGTGGTGGATCGTATGGGGACTGAAATGCTCACTAATGAAGCTGGTGAAGTTACCag CCATTTGCAAGGCATGTTTACTCGGACAATTCGGCTTCTTGAAGCTGGGCTTAAACCTGT CCTCCAGATTTGA